A single window of Anopheles moucheti chromosome 2, idAnoMoucSN_F20_07, whole genome shotgun sequence DNA harbors:
- the LOC128299418 gene encoding neurogenic locus notch homolog protein 3-like isoform X2 gives MHPVRQFRLPSACPARFRLLLALLVFGNVWLAAVGQGCSRSPCGVGATCQETAGGRPVCSCPAGYSGNPLVQCRRAECLDHSECRGDQACRNGNCVNPCAGVCGINANCEVRNHVPVCSCPRGRTGDPFSSCRLQDPEELCRPSPCGSNTKCDVINGVPTCSCLPGYIGSPLSGCRHECESDVECSSNQYCSQFKCANGCNQCGKGATCARVTNHRAICECPKGYIGSPFTECRPECFGDRDCPAGRPACIYGICKNPCEGACGVNADCNLRGLTPVCSCPRDMTGDPFISCRPFTKEDLCSPNPCGTNAVCTPGYDRSNQERPVCTCPAGYTGNALTSCVRGECQSDAECSDHKACIAYQCVDPCVGQCGVGAQCQAKRHLAVCTCPAGTQGDALVSCRTARNYPVARYNKKRNAVP, from the exons ATG CATCCGGTGCGTCAATTCCGGCTACCATCGGCGTGCCCGGCCCGGTTCCGGTTGCTGCTGGCGCTGCTGGTGTTCGGAAACGTTTGGCTCGCCGCCGTAG GGCAAGGATGTTCGCGCAGTCCGTGTGGTGTAGGCGCCACATGTCAGGAGACGGCCGGTGGACGGCCGGTTTGTTCCTGCCCCGCCGGTTACAGTGGCAACCCGCTCGTCCAATGCCGACGGGCGGAATGTCTCGATCATTCGGAATGCCGTGGTGATCAGGCCTGCCGTAACGGGAACTGCGTCAACCCGTGTGCGGGCGTATGCGGCATCAATGCCAACTGTGAG GTACGCAACCACGTGCCGGTGTGCAGCTGTCCGCGAGGCCGAACTGGTGATCCGTTCAGTAGCTGCCGTTTGCAGGACCCCG AGGAACTGTGCCGTCCTAGTCCATGCGGATCAAACACCAAGTGTGACGTAATCAACGGTGTGCCAACCTGTTCCTGTTTGCCAGGATATATC GGCTCTCCCCTGTCCGGCTGTCGGCATGAGTGTGAATCGGACGTGGAATGTAGCTCCAACCAGTACTGCAGCCAGTTCAAGTGCGCCAATGGATGTAACCAGTGCGGGAAGGGTGCGACCTGTGCCCGGGTGACGAACCATCGGGCCATCTGCGAGTGTCCCAAAGGATATATCGGCAGCCCGTTCACCGAGTGTCGGCCGGAATGTTTCGGCGATCGGGACTGTCCGGCGGGACGGCCGGCCTGCATCTATGGTATCTGCAAAAACCCCTGCGAAGGTGCGTGCGGCGTGAATGCAGACTGTAATCTGCGCGGTTTGACGCCGGTTTGCAGTTGTCCGCGCGATATGACGGGCGATCCGTTTATTAGCTGTCGTCCGTTCACGAAGGAAGACCTGTGCAGTCCGAATCCGTGCGGCACGAATGCTGTCTGTACGCCCGGGTACGATCGTAGCAACCAGGAGCGGCCGGTATGCACCTGTCCGGCCGGTTATACGGGCAACGCACTGACCAGCTGTGTTCGT GGTGAATGCCAAAGTGATGCAGAGTGTTCCGATCATAAGGCTTGCATTGCGTACCAGTGTGTGGATCCTTGCGTTGGACAGTGTGGTGTTG GTGCTCAGTGTCAGGCGAAGCGCCATCTTGCCGTCTGTACGTGCCCGGCGGGAACACAGGGAGACGCGCTCGTGTCGTGCCGTACCGCCCGTAATTATCCAGTGGCTCGATATAACAAAAAGCGTAATGCAGTACCCTAA
- the LOC128299418 gene encoding neurogenic locus notch homolog protein 3-like isoform X1, whose translation MHPVRQFRLPSACPARFRLLLALLVFGNVWLAAVGTQRTVYRAGDEIVTITRTKVDPSTATSPGYSYYTYTAPNPQPEIVYYTNAQGITTRQYQTTSGSVGSATRRIAYDDGTATEGQGCSRSPCGVGATCQETAGGRPVCSCPAGYSGNPLVQCRRAECLDHSECRGDQACRNGNCVNPCAGVCGINANCEVRNHVPVCSCPRGRTGDPFSSCRLQDPEELCRPSPCGSNTKCDVINGVPTCSCLPGYIGSPLSGCRHECESDVECSSNQYCSQFKCANGCNQCGKGATCARVTNHRAICECPKGYIGSPFTECRPECFGDRDCPAGRPACIYGICKNPCEGACGVNADCNLRGLTPVCSCPRDMTGDPFISCRPFTKEDLCSPNPCGTNAVCTPGYDRSNQERPVCTCPAGYTGNALTSCVRGECQSDAECSDHKACIAYQCVDPCVGQCGVGAQCQAKRHLAVCTCPAGTQGDALVSCRTARNYPVARYNKKRNAVP comes from the exons ATG CATCCGGTGCGTCAATTCCGGCTACCATCGGCGTGCCCGGCCCGGTTCCGGTTGCTGCTGGCGCTGCTGGTGTTCGGAAACGTTTGGCTCGCCGCCGTAGGTACGCAACGGACCGTCTATCGGGCCGGTGACGAAATTGTGACGATAACGCGCACAAAAGTCGACCCGTCCACGGCTACGTCCCCTGGCTACTCGTACTATACGTACACTGCCCCGAACCCTCAGCCCGAAATCGTGTACTACACGAACGCGCAAGGTATCACGACCAGGCAGTATCAGACCACCTCCGGATCGGTGGGCTCCGCAACTCGGCGCATTGCCTACGATGACGGAACTGCGACGGAAG GGCAAGGATGTTCGCGCAGTCCGTGTGGTGTAGGCGCCACATGTCAGGAGACGGCCGGTGGACGGCCGGTTTGTTCCTGCCCCGCCGGTTACAGTGGCAACCCGCTCGTCCAATGCCGACGGGCGGAATGTCTCGATCATTCGGAATGCCGTGGTGATCAGGCCTGCCGTAACGGGAACTGCGTCAACCCGTGTGCGGGCGTATGCGGCATCAATGCCAACTGTGAG GTACGCAACCACGTGCCGGTGTGCAGCTGTCCGCGAGGCCGAACTGGTGATCCGTTCAGTAGCTGCCGTTTGCAGGACCCCG AGGAACTGTGCCGTCCTAGTCCATGCGGATCAAACACCAAGTGTGACGTAATCAACGGTGTGCCAACCTGTTCCTGTTTGCCAGGATATATC GGCTCTCCCCTGTCCGGCTGTCGGCATGAGTGTGAATCGGACGTGGAATGTAGCTCCAACCAGTACTGCAGCCAGTTCAAGTGCGCCAATGGATGTAACCAGTGCGGGAAGGGTGCGACCTGTGCCCGGGTGACGAACCATCGGGCCATCTGCGAGTGTCCCAAAGGATATATCGGCAGCCCGTTCACCGAGTGTCGGCCGGAATGTTTCGGCGATCGGGACTGTCCGGCGGGACGGCCGGCCTGCATCTATGGTATCTGCAAAAACCCCTGCGAAGGTGCGTGCGGCGTGAATGCAGACTGTAATCTGCGCGGTTTGACGCCGGTTTGCAGTTGTCCGCGCGATATGACGGGCGATCCGTTTATTAGCTGTCGTCCGTTCACGAAGGAAGACCTGTGCAGTCCGAATCCGTGCGGCACGAATGCTGTCTGTACGCCCGGGTACGATCGTAGCAACCAGGAGCGGCCGGTATGCACCTGTCCGGCCGGTTATACGGGCAACGCACTGACCAGCTGTGTTCGT GGTGAATGCCAAAGTGATGCAGAGTGTTCCGATCATAAGGCTTGCATTGCGTACCAGTGTGTGGATCCTTGCGTTGGACAGTGTGGTGTTG GTGCTCAGTGTCAGGCGAAGCGCCATCTTGCCGTCTGTACGTGCCCGGCGGGAACACAGGGAGACGCGCTCGTGTCGTGCCGTACCGCCCGTAATTATCCAGTGGCTCGATATAACAAAAAGCGTAATGCAGTACCCTAA